In Mesoaciditoga lauensis cd-1655R = DSM 25116, one genomic interval encodes:
- a CDS encoding Mur ligase family protein: protein MKLSEVAKITGGKLVGKDVDVSNFCSNSKECSKGSLFFALKGAKRDGHEFIEEVYEKNGYAVSEHEIPFSPYVKVQSTIRALTTLAFEKIKDSLRIAVTGSCGKTTTKEIISHLLEKHGAVCKSVGNFNTDVGISLSILNDPQKNPSYAIFEIGARFPGDVEQLSTIFKPHISIITFVGSSHSMYIDPLKEKSSIVKQTEKFVLYDGNDNLKKVLMEKGRVLRKHVDSFKYKELKTIVKVSGEDYALNGIWGEGQIKDLEFALTLMDELGMSWDLNDLRNFSFLKGRMNIKYLNKNIIIDDTYNASLESLINAAQVAFKLKGKNVIWVLAPMEEIEVDGLSKRLLHIKDEFSPKAIFTVGRLFYPFGESYSLERLNNVVKDGDIILVKGSRIYTLGKIVEEIEGAL from the coding sequence TTGTGGGAAAAGATGTGGACGTTTCAAACTTTTGTTCCAACTCAAAAGAATGTTCCAAAGGTTCTCTGTTTTTTGCTTTAAAAGGAGCTAAAAGAGACGGTCATGAATTTATAGAAGAAGTATATGAAAAGAACGGTTATGCGGTTAGCGAACATGAGATCCCTTTTTCCCCTTACGTAAAAGTTCAAAGTACCATAAGAGCTTTAACAACCCTTGCCTTTGAAAAAATAAAGGATTCTTTGAGAATAGCCGTTACGGGTTCTTGCGGAAAAACAACGACAAAAGAAATCATTTCTCATCTTCTTGAAAAACACGGAGCGGTTTGCAAAAGCGTTGGGAACTTCAACACGGATGTTGGAATATCACTTTCCATTTTGAACGATCCTCAAAAAAATCCTTCATATGCCATTTTTGAAATTGGTGCTAGGTTCCCAGGAGATGTTGAGCAGCTGTCGACGATCTTCAAGCCTCATATATCGATCATCACGTTCGTTGGAAGTTCTCATTCGATGTACATAGATCCACTGAAAGAAAAATCTTCTATCGTCAAACAGACGGAGAAATTCGTCCTTTACGACGGAAACGATAATTTGAAAAAAGTCTTGATGGAAAAAGGAAGAGTGCTTAGAAAACATGTCGATTCATTTAAGTACAAAGAGTTGAAAACGATTGTAAAAGTTAGTGGCGAAGACTACGCTTTGAACGGTATCTGGGGGGAAGGCCAAATAAAAGATCTCGAATTTGCCCTTACGCTTATGGATGAGTTGGGAATGAGCTGGGATCTGAACGATCTCAGAAATTTTTCTTTTTTAAAAGGTAGAATGAACATCAAATATCTGAACAAAAACATCATAATAGACGATACGTACAATGCAAGCTTGGAATCTTTGATTAACGCGGCTCAGGTGGCTTTCAAATTGAAAGGTAAAAACGTCATCTGGGTGTTGGCACCCATGGAAGAGATAGAAGTGGATGGGCTTTCGAAACGCCTTCTTCACATAAAAGATGAATTTTCCCCCAAAGCTATTTTCACAGTAGGGAGACTTTTTTATCCATTTGGGGAAAGTTATTCTCTTGAAAGATTGAACAATGTCGTCAAGGATGGAGATATCATTTTGGTAAAAGGTTCAAGAATATACACGCTTGGAAAGATCGTTGAAGAAATTGAGGGAGCTTTATGA